From the genome of Bifidobacterium asteroides, one region includes:
- a CDS encoding MFS transporter yields the protein MGNGNKGQRRNPAEGVGARVGEDIKAMASADETGGAAADRGIDASLAPDTGRRLNNAEKVRFAIGFVLVSLLWAAPFTMGSGVLLPQIFNSLHGVSAEAALGTMNSIGCVFALVANVVFGALSDMSRFRVGKRTPWIVLGGIIGALGFLLVIQSHTLAMIILGWCIVQVGINCLIAPAVAVLSDRIPESTRGTYSALYGASQVIGQQLGTIIGSSFIASIHTGLVVAMIIFLFSGILTVLIWPREKSAANTVVERTWADVGRSFIPPTKNCRDFYLALLGRFTFVVGCFMIQGYQLYILQKYCHLSDAQAASTLKIMALISVVTTILASVVSGPLSDFLHRRKVIVATSCLILAIGILFPFLMPTATGMYIYAALAGIGNGCYMSVDQALNVDVLPNAKEAGKDLGILNLANTIGQVIAPGCTTLVIGLFDGYRMIFPVAIACLLVGTVFIMMIRKVK from the coding sequence ATGGGGAACGGAAATAAGGGTCAAAGGAGAAATCCAGCTGAGGGGGTTGGCGCTCGAGTCGGGGAAGACATCAAGGCCATGGCCTCCGCAGATGAGACCGGAGGCGCCGCAGCGGACCGGGGCATTGACGCGAGCCTGGCTCCGGACACGGGCAGAAGGCTCAACAATGCGGAGAAGGTCCGCTTTGCCATTGGCTTCGTCCTGGTATCCCTGCTCTGGGCTGCGCCCTTTACCATGGGATCCGGGGTCCTCCTGCCGCAGATTTTCAATTCCCTGCATGGGGTCAGCGCTGAAGCGGCTCTGGGGACAATGAATTCGATCGGCTGCGTGTTCGCCTTAGTGGCCAACGTTGTTTTCGGTGCTCTCTCAGACATGTCGAGGTTCCGAGTCGGCAAGCGCACCCCTTGGATCGTGTTGGGCGGAATTATCGGCGCCCTTGGTTTTCTGCTGGTTATCCAGTCCCATACACTTGCCATGATCATCCTCGGCTGGTGCATTGTGCAGGTGGGCATCAACTGCCTGATAGCCCCGGCCGTGGCAGTCCTTTCAGACAGGATTCCTGAGTCGACCAGGGGAACCTATTCGGCACTCTATGGCGCCAGCCAGGTCATCGGCCAGCAGCTGGGAACCATCATCGGCAGCTCCTTCATAGCCAGCATCCATACAGGCCTTGTAGTCGCCATGATCATCTTCCTCTTCTCTGGTATCCTCACTGTGTTGATCTGGCCCCGGGAGAAGTCGGCTGCCAACACGGTCGTGGAACGAACCTGGGCAGATGTCGGCCGGTCCTTCATACCGCCCACCAAAAATTGCCGCGACTTCTACCTGGCGCTTCTGGGCAGGTTCACTTTCGTCGTCGGATGCTTCATGATCCAGGGCTACCAGCTCTACATACTGCAAAAGTACTGTCACCTGAGCGATGCCCAGGCCGCATCCACACTCAAGATCATGGCCCTGATCTCAGTGGTGACCACCATCCTGGCCTCCGTGGTTTCGGGCCCGCTTTCGGACTTTCTGCACAGGAGAAAGGTGATTGTAGCCACTAGCTGTCTGATTCTCGCTATCGGCATACTCTTCCCATTCCTGATGCCAACTGCAACGGGTATGTACATTTATGCCGCCCTGGCTGGAATCGGCAATGGCTGCTACATGTCAGTCGATCAGGCGCTGAACGTCGATGTGCTGCCGAACGCCAAGGAGGCAGGCAAGGATCTGGGCATCCTCAACCTGGCCAATACGATCGGTCAGGTGATCGCTCCCGGGTGCACCACGCTGGTCATTGGACTCTTCGACGGCTACAGGATGATCTTCCCGGTCGCCATCGCCTGCCTGCTGGTGGGAACCGTATTCATCATGATGATTCGCAAGGTCAAGTGA
- a CDS encoding pyridoxal phosphate-dependent aminotransferase has product MHFSHRTGSDRLNRIALAESGARSQGLKLGRLNDSNPTRFGLAPSFLPQVYEAEPRGPRVARQALAEFLTRRQEANQSVDGAAVDPDDLYLLSSTSQAYSWLMKLLCDPGDAILEPRPGYPLIESIAGLECVRTIPYRLAYDGSWVLDLATVRQALEGPEGDCIRALVLINPNNPTGSYIHPEERRSLLELCQRQGVAIIADEVFFDYPLDPLPGRARLAGEDRVLTFALDGFSKSLAAPHAKVGWIQVSGPADQVAEAKRHLDLIADDYLPMSLLITRDMEAMLSDIPGQTSRVGERVRGNFEILRQTLVLKESCLSLLRPEAGWNVLLRFPQVIDEEELILRLIGSYGLTGQPGYFFDMPGNGYLALSLLPEPSEFQRNADSVVSAIEKQL; this is encoded by the coding sequence GTGCATTTTTCTCACCGTACAGGGTCTGACCGCCTCAATCGCATTGCTCTGGCCGAGTCAGGAGCACGCTCCCAAGGGCTCAAGCTGGGCAGGCTGAATGATTCCAACCCCACCCGCTTCGGACTGGCCCCCTCGTTCCTGCCCCAAGTCTATGAGGCCGAACCGAGAGGACCTCGTGTGGCCCGCCAGGCCCTGGCTGAGTTTCTGACCAGGCGTCAGGAAGCGAATCAGAGCGTGGACGGTGCGGCGGTCGATCCTGATGACCTCTACCTGCTCTCCTCGACATCCCAGGCTTATTCCTGGCTGATGAAGCTTCTCTGCGATCCGGGTGATGCCATTCTGGAGCCCAGGCCTGGATATCCCCTGATCGAATCCATCGCCGGTCTGGAATGTGTCCGGACAATTCCATACCGCCTGGCCTACGACGGATCATGGGTCCTTGACCTGGCCACGGTCAGACAGGCTCTGGAAGGACCTGAGGGCGATTGTATCCGCGCTTTGGTCCTTATCAACCCCAACAATCCCACGGGTTCCTACATTCACCCGGAAGAACGCCGGTCGCTGCTGGAACTCTGCCAGCGGCAGGGGGTGGCTATCATAGCGGATGAGGTCTTCTTCGATTACCCGCTGGACCCCTTGCCGGGTCGTGCCCGGCTGGCTGGTGAGGATCGGGTGCTGACCTTCGCCTTGGACGGATTCTCGAAGAGCCTGGCAGCTCCCCATGCCAAGGTGGGCTGGATCCAGGTTTCCGGGCCGGCCGACCAGGTTGCCGAGGCCAAGCGCCATCTTGATCTGATTGCGGATGATTACCTGCCCATGAGTCTTCTGATCACCAGGGATATGGAGGCCATGCTCTCGGATATTCCTGGCCAGACCAGCCGAGTGGGTGAACGTGTCAGGGGCAATTTCGAAATCCTGAGACAGACACTGGTTCTAAAGGAGTCCTGCCTCTCTCTGCTCAGGCCTGAGGCTGGCTGGAACGTTCTTCTTCGCTTCCCTCAGGTCATCGACGAGGAGGAGCTGATCCTTCGCTTGATCGGGTCCTACGGGCTGACTGGCCAGCCCGGATACTTTTTCGACATGCCAGGGAATGGGTATCTGGCCCTGTCGCTCCTGCCTGAACCCTCGGAATTCCAGCGGAATGCTGACTCAGTCGTGTCAGCGATTGAAAAACAATTGTGA
- a CDS encoding glycoside hydrolase family 3 C-terminal domain-containing protein: MTEESRTKAKDLELQEEASLTSGSDSWHLQGLTDKGYEGYMITDGPYGLRKATGSDVYGSVPATCFPPTAGLASSWNPDLTYQVGQAMGEECVQEKVAVILGPGINIKRSPLGGRNFEFYSEDPVLAGHEAAGLVEGVQSKGVGTSLKHFAANNQETDRLRVSSDVDMRTLREIYLPAFEYVVRNAKPWTIMCAYNKLNGVFSSENRWLLTDVLRGEWGYQGMVMSDWGAVHNRVNALQAGLNLEMPPSRTDDQVVQAVQVGKLDKEQLDRMAQGVLDLIEKARPAMSRQDYRYDVQEHNNMARRAAQESIVLLRNEDRILPLDPKEKIAVIGEFARTPRYQGGGSSHITPTEVSSVLGGFKEAGINVDFAPGFTLDEKEQDPALTQQALEVARGADTVVLFLGLPEYAESEGFDRTSMDLPDKQVALLRAVSEVNDRVVAVLSNGAVVTVADWMDNTKGLLETWLLGQEGGRAVVDVLTGAANPSGHLPETIPVRLEDNPTITSFPGEEGHSRYGEGVYVGYRYYDTFQRPVAFPFGFGLSYADFALKQIAVTKTGANSARVEVTVTNTSQADGAQTVQVYVAPCSSRVNRPSHELKAFTKVFLKAGQSSRVSMDLTERDFAYWSTVMDGWHVEAGTYRIQVGTSSRDLVAEQDLQVDGDGRFIPLNAESTMAEWRENSIGGPILRDRIEQDGIPLPDDPNTAQLFDTMPLASVITLSGGDGNGIVADMVDRYHQALKQQGLDS; this comes from the coding sequence ATGACAGAAGAATCGCGTACCAAAGCCAAGGATTTGGAACTGCAAGAGGAGGCCTCGCTGACCTCGGGATCCGACTCCTGGCACCTGCAGGGACTGACCGACAAGGGCTATGAAGGCTATATGATCACCGACGGTCCCTATGGCCTGCGCAAGGCCACTGGCTCCGACGTCTACGGATCGGTCCCGGCCACCTGCTTCCCCCCGACAGCGGGACTGGCCTCCTCCTGGAACCCTGATCTGACCTACCAGGTGGGCCAGGCCATGGGCGAGGAGTGCGTCCAGGAGAAGGTGGCCGTAATCCTGGGACCCGGTATCAATATCAAGCGCAGCCCGCTGGGCGGTCGTAATTTCGAGTTTTACTCGGAGGATCCTGTGCTGGCCGGGCATGAAGCCGCAGGTTTGGTCGAAGGGGTCCAGTCCAAGGGGGTGGGAACCTCTCTGAAGCACTTTGCAGCCAACAACCAGGAAACAGACCGGCTCAGGGTCAGCTCTGACGTGGACATGCGCACCCTGCGCGAGATCTATCTGCCGGCCTTCGAATATGTGGTCAGGAATGCCAAGCCATGGACCATCATGTGCGCCTACAACAAGCTCAACGGGGTCTTCAGCTCAGAGAACCGCTGGCTGCTGACGGACGTTCTGCGCGGTGAGTGGGGCTACCAGGGCATGGTCATGTCCGACTGGGGTGCCGTCCACAACAGGGTCAATGCCTTGCAGGCCGGGCTCAACCTGGAGATGCCGCCTTCCCGCACTGACGACCAGGTAGTCCAGGCCGTACAGGTTGGCAAGCTGGACAAGGAACAGCTGGACCGCATGGCCCAGGGGGTCCTGGACCTGATCGAAAAGGCCCGTCCGGCCATGTCCCGACAGGATTATCGCTACGACGTCCAGGAACACAACAACATGGCTCGTCGAGCGGCCCAGGAGTCCATCGTCCTCTTGCGCAACGAGGACCGGATCCTGCCCCTTGACCCGAAGGAGAAGATCGCCGTCATCGGTGAGTTCGCCCGGACTCCGCGCTACCAGGGCGGAGGCTCCTCGCACATCACACCCACCGAGGTCTCCTCGGTCCTGGGTGGCTTCAAAGAGGCTGGCATAAATGTGGACTTTGCTCCCGGGTTCACGTTGGACGAGAAGGAACAGGATCCTGCTCTGACCCAGCAGGCGCTTGAGGTAGCGCGCGGAGCCGACACCGTGGTGCTCTTCCTGGGATTGCCTGAATACGCCGAGTCCGAGGGCTTCGACCGCACCAGTATGGATCTTCCCGACAAGCAAGTGGCTCTGCTCAGGGCCGTGTCCGAGGTCAACGACCGGGTGGTTGCCGTCCTTTCCAACGGAGCAGTGGTGACGGTTGCCGATTGGATGGACAATACCAAGGGTCTGCTGGAAACCTGGTTGCTGGGCCAGGAGGGCGGACGCGCCGTGGTGGATGTGCTGACCGGTGCCGCTAACCCCTCGGGTCATCTGCCTGAAACCATTCCGGTCCGGCTGGAGGACAACCCCACCATTACCTCCTTCCCTGGCGAGGAGGGTCACTCCCGCTATGGCGAGGGCGTCTACGTGGGGTACCGCTACTACGATACTTTCCAGCGACCAGTGGCCTTCCCCTTCGGATTCGGGCTGTCCTATGCCGACTTTGCACTTAAACAGATTGCGGTGACCAAGACCGGAGCCAACTCGGCTCGGGTGGAGGTGACCGTGACCAACACCTCGCAGGCGGATGGCGCTCAGACCGTGCAGGTCTATGTGGCCCCCTGCTCCAGCCGGGTGAATCGGCCCAGCCATGAGCTCAAGGCCTTCACCAAGGTCTTCCTGAAAGCCGGACAGTCCAGCCGAGTGAGCATGGACCTGACTGAGCGCGACTTCGCCTACTGGTCAACGGTCATGGATGGCTGGCATGTGGAGGCGGGCACTTACCGCATCCAAGTGGGCACCTCCAGTCGCGATCTGGTTGCGGAGCAGGACCTGCAGGTGGATGGCGACGGCCGCTTTATTCCGTTGAACGCTGAATCGACCATGGCGGAGTGGCGCGAGAATTCGATCGGCGGGCCCATCCTGCGCGATCGTATCGAGCAGGATGGCATACCTCTGCCCGACGATCCCAATACAGCCCAGCTCTTTGACACCATGCCCCTGGCCTCGGTGATCACCCTGTCGGGCGGTGATGGCAATGGCATCGTGGCCGACATGGTCGACCGGTATCACCAGGCCCTCAAGCAGCAGGGTCTGGACTCCTGA